The Streptomyces aurantiacus genome includes a region encoding these proteins:
- a CDS encoding peptidoglycan-binding domain-containing protein gives MGDEKGPSPSEPRDSAEFVAHLRLLKQQSGLTYRQLEKRAAECGKALARSTLADVLRRDTLPRPELLAAFVHACGEGRHTRAWLERRDSIAASERCRVTVPLREEPAPAEPPTEPTAVRARRLRPHVLRGHVSVMTVSAAAVLVLAIAMGVWVLAPGGVADGAASGDCPDALAPGEYGPCVRQVQLHLRQHALDLPVDASFGPLTRARVAAFQGMSRLPVTGVVDRATRDALDHRGSTALAQARRWSSARVERRLRVAFPEDPGAAVTLARCLSNLDPLWAWDGGSADRSAWRWGLFQLTDQDIKGLGGTTRNALDPEWNIRAGRAIWERERGFVRWTCHPARAG, from the coding sequence ATGGGGGACGAGAAGGGCCCGTCACCGTCCGAGCCTCGAGACTCCGCCGAGTTCGTCGCGCATCTACGGCTCCTCAAACAACAGTCGGGACTGACCTACCGGCAGTTGGAGAAGCGTGCGGCGGAGTGCGGGAAGGCACTTGCGCGCAGCACGCTGGCGGATGTCCTGCGCCGGGACACTCTGCCGCGCCCGGAGCTGCTCGCCGCCTTCGTGCATGCCTGTGGGGAGGGCCGGCACACACGGGCGTGGCTCGAACGGCGGGACAGCATCGCCGCTTCGGAGCGGTGCCGGGTCACCGTGCCCCTGCGGGAGGAGCCCGCTCCGGCCGAGCCGCCCACGGAGCCGACGGCGGTGCGCGCGCGCCGGCTCCGACCGCACGTCCTGCGCGGTCACGTATCCGTCATGACCGTCTCGGCGGCCGCCGTGCTCGTCCTCGCCATCGCCATGGGTGTCTGGGTCCTCGCGCCGGGCGGCGTGGCGGACGGGGCGGCTTCCGGCGACTGCCCGGACGCCCTGGCTCCGGGCGAGTACGGGCCCTGCGTCCGGCAGGTGCAGCTGCATCTGCGCCAGCACGCGCTCGACCTCCCGGTGGACGCGTCCTTCGGCCCGCTGACGCGGGCGCGCGTGGCGGCCTTCCAGGGCATGTCCCGGCTCCCGGTGACCGGCGTGGTGGACCGTGCCACCAGGGACGCGTTGGACCACCGGGGTTCCACGGCTCTGGCCCAGGCCCGCCGCTGGTCGTCCGCCCGGGTGGAACGGCGGCTGCGCGTCGCCTTCCCCGAGGATCCCGGGGCTGCCGTCACGCTGGCCCGCTGCCTGTCGAACCTGGACCCGCTGTGGGCCTGGGACGGCGGCTCGGCCGACCGCTCGGCGTGGCGTTGGGGGCTGTTCCAGCTCACGGACCAGGACATCAAGGGGCTGGGCGGCACGACGAGGAACGCCCTGGATCCCGAGTGGAACATCCGGGCCGGACGCGCCATCTGGGAACGCGAGCGGGGCTTCGTCCGCTGGACCTGCCACCCCGCCAGGGCCGGATGA
- a CDS encoding succinate dehydrogenase: MTRTMWDSSVGKKTVMAVSGLIMLGYLVVHMLGNLKIFFGSGEFNHYAHWLRTLGEPFLHYEWALWIVRVVLVAAVVAHAVSAYQLSRRDIRARPTRYVHKKARASYATRTMRWGGIILGLFIVWHVLDLTTGTVHPGGFQHGHPYQNVIDTFSTWYGNVIYLVAMLALGLHVRHGFWSAAQTLGVGSRTRDRAFKTIANVLALVLTVGFIAVPVGVMTKVVS, translated from the coding sequence ATGACGCGCACCATGTGGGACTCGTCCGTCGGCAAGAAGACCGTGATGGCCGTCAGCGGCCTGATCATGCTGGGGTACCTGGTCGTCCACATGCTGGGCAACCTCAAGATCTTCTTCGGTTCGGGGGAGTTCAACCACTACGCGCACTGGCTGCGCACCCTCGGCGAGCCCTTCCTGCACTACGAGTGGGCGCTGTGGATCGTCCGCGTGGTCCTCGTCGCCGCCGTCGTCGCGCACGCCGTCTCCGCGTACCAGCTCAGCCGCCGCGACATCAGGGCGCGCCCCACCCGGTACGTGCACAAGAAGGCCCGGGCGAGCTACGCGACGCGCACCATGCGCTGGGGCGGGATCATCCTCGGCCTGTTCATCGTCTGGCACGTCCTGGACCTGACGACCGGCACCGTGCACCCGGGCGGCTTCCAGCACGGGCACCCCTACCAGAACGTGATCGACACCTTCTCCACCTGGTACGGCAACGTCATCTACCTCGTCGCGATGCTCGCGCTCGGCCTGCACGTGCGGCACGGCTTCTGGAGCGCCGCACAGACCCTCGGCGTGGGCAGCCGCACCCGCGACCGCGCCTTCAAGACCATCGCCAACGTGCTCGCACTGGTGCTGACGGTGGGTTTCATCGCCGTACCCGTGGGCGTGATGACCAAAGTGGTGAGCTGA
- a CDS encoding lysophospholipid acyltransferase family protein gives MSAPHIGAPPRPRRATAGFAGPGAGAAALLDAGTVPRPRHGGVPVLSRPAGAPPAAAAASAWLPGAPCTPRTCVESGRAVTDVPRAVLRLVSLLVVVVAGIMLIPLVGRIPDAPRDRLVRKWCRTIVRATGVRVRTTGAAPPTGGLLLVANHISWLDIPLLAAVRPGRMLAKAEIRQWPVAGALTASSGALFIERDRLRALPGTVERIADILREGAAVAVFPEGSTWCGRARGPFRRAVFQAALDAGVPVQPVRLHYRREEGTVTTAPAFVGDDSLLASVWRVVSVRGLVADVCVQPVLPPGGAPDRRALALAAEKAAAHRVSANSPSRGHR, from the coding sequence ATGAGCGCGCCCCACATCGGTGCGCCCCCGCGCCCCCGCCGAGCCACGGCGGGCTTCGCCGGCCCGGGCGCGGGCGCCGCGGCGCTCCTGGACGCCGGGACGGTGCCACGCCCGCGCCACGGCGGCGTGCCGGTCCTCTCCCGCCCGGCCGGGGCGCCCCCGGCCGCCGCCGCGGCGAGCGCCTGGCTGCCCGGCGCGCCCTGCACTCCCCGGACCTGTGTGGAGTCCGGGCGGGCGGTCACGGACGTACCGCGTGCCGTGCTCCGGCTGGTCTCGCTGCTCGTCGTGGTCGTCGCCGGGATCATGCTCATCCCGCTCGTGGGACGGATCCCCGACGCCCCGCGCGACCGGCTCGTCAGAAAGTGGTGCCGGACGATCGTGCGCGCCACGGGCGTACGCGTACGGACCACCGGGGCGGCCCCGCCGACCGGTGGCCTGCTTCTGGTGGCCAACCACATCTCCTGGCTGGACATCCCGCTGCTCGCCGCCGTCCGTCCCGGCCGGATGCTGGCCAAGGCGGAGATCAGGCAGTGGCCCGTCGCCGGGGCGCTCACCGCGAGCAGCGGCGCGCTGTTCATCGAGCGCGACCGTCTGCGCGCGCTGCCGGGCACCGTCGAACGGATCGCGGACATCCTGCGTGAGGGCGCCGCGGTCGCGGTCTTCCCGGAGGGAAGCACGTGGTGCGGCCGGGCCCGGGGGCCCTTCCGCAGGGCGGTGTTCCAGGCCGCCCTGGACGCGGGCGTGCCCGTCCAGCCGGTGCGGCTCCACTACCGGCGCGAGGAGGGCACGGTGACCACCGCACCCGCGTTCGTGGGAGACGATTCGCTGCTCGCCTCGGTGTGGCGGGTCGTGTCGGTCCGTGGGCTCGTGGCCGACGTGTGCGTCCAGCCGGTGCTCCCGCCGGGCGGCGCACCCGACCGGCGCGCGCTCGCCCTCGCCGCCGAGAAGGCCGCCGCTCATCGAGTGAGCGCCAACTCGCCATCCCGCGGGCATCGCTGA
- a CDS encoding putative bifunctional diguanylate cyclase/phosphodiesterase produces MTAEPDGPEDRLRRFATIWSRAVYPVTATSLTRPEFEQRLVPLARRLSEALRARTFEAAEGQAVGAALIEAHCTEPEALSATLDCVDAYLVLYCGGDGLQEDLRARSARLQHAMAAGFAHALRERTLAEQETIARAALQAQGIVADALHATEARFRAVFEGAAIGIGVADLDGNILQVNNALLRMFGGTEQSVRGRNVTDWTHPEDAPQVWRLYEELVRGDREHYHVEKAFYRPDGTVLWTNLTVSLLRDADGEPQYQLALMEDTTERRLLNLRLRYEATHDALTGLPNRTLFFERLDKVLSAGGGMRFGLCYLDLDGFKTINDSLGHAAGDRLLVEVADRLQSCATAPGEMVARLGGDEFVALTTGPDTESEVDALADRIMNALITPVRIDGRELTVRGSIGIVEGPAGERGPAEVLRSADITMYRAKSAGGNRYELADPEADARAITRHGLTTALPAALDRGEFFIEYQPLVHLGDGSVRGAEALVRWLHPQHGVLGPDRFIPLAEHTGLIVPLGRWVLEQSVRQAREWQERHADAGPLRINVNLSPCQLTHPGLVSDTVDILERVGLEPDSLCLEVTESALIGADDDLLKPLRRLAEMGVDIALDDFGTGYSNLANLRRLPVSILKLDRSFTQGMQQFPADPVDLKIVEGIVSLAHSLDLAVTVEGVETGAQAEQLRLLGCDTAQGWYYARPGPPDRLHDLALVDATG; encoded by the coding sequence GTGACCGCCGAGCCGGACGGGCCGGAGGACAGACTGCGCAGGTTCGCGACGATCTGGAGCCGGGCCGTGTACCCGGTGACCGCGACGTCCCTGACCCGGCCGGAGTTCGAGCAGCGTCTCGTGCCGCTCGCCCGGCGCCTGAGCGAGGCACTGCGGGCCAGGACGTTCGAGGCGGCCGAGGGACAGGCCGTCGGCGCCGCGCTCATCGAGGCGCACTGCACCGAGCCCGAGGCCCTCAGCGCCACGCTCGACTGCGTCGACGCGTATCTGGTGCTCTACTGCGGCGGGGACGGCCTCCAGGAAGACCTGCGCGCCCGCTCGGCGCGGTTGCAGCACGCCATGGCCGCCGGGTTCGCGCACGCGCTGCGGGAGCGGACGCTGGCGGAGCAGGAGACCATCGCGCGCGCCGCCCTGCAGGCCCAGGGCATCGTCGCGGACGCGCTGCACGCGACCGAGGCGCGCTTCCGGGCGGTCTTCGAGGGCGCGGCCATAGGCATCGGCGTCGCCGACCTCGACGGCAACATCCTGCAGGTGAACAACGCCCTGCTGCGCATGTTCGGCGGCACCGAGCAGTCGGTGCGCGGACGCAACGTCACCGACTGGACCCATCCCGAGGACGCCCCCCAGGTCTGGCGGCTCTACGAGGAGCTGGTGCGCGGCGACCGCGAGCACTACCACGTCGAGAAGGCCTTCTACCGGCCCGACGGAACGGTCCTGTGGACCAACCTCACCGTGTCGCTGCTGCGTGACGCGGACGGGGAGCCGCAGTACCAGCTCGCCCTCATGGAGGACACCACCGAGCGCCGGCTGCTCAACCTCCGGCTCCGGTATGAGGCGACGCACGACGCCCTCACCGGACTGCCCAACCGCACCCTGTTCTTCGAGCGGCTCGACAAGGTCCTCTCCGCGGGCGGCGGCATGCGCTTCGGGCTCTGCTACCTCGACCTCGACGGCTTCAAGACCATCAACGACAGCCTCGGGCACGCGGCGGGGGACCGGCTGCTCGTCGAGGTCGCCGACCGGCTGCAGTCCTGCGCGACCGCGCCCGGCGAGATGGTGGCCCGGCTCGGCGGCGACGAGTTCGTGGCCCTGACCACCGGGCCCGACACCGAGAGCGAGGTCGACGCGCTCGCCGACCGCATCATGAACGCCCTGATCACCCCGGTCCGTATCGACGGCCGGGAACTGACGGTCCGCGGCAGCATCGGCATCGTCGAGGGTCCGGCGGGCGAGCGCGGCCCGGCGGAGGTGCTGCGCAGCGCCGACATCACGATGTACCGGGCCAAGTCGGCGGGCGGCAACCGTTACGAGCTCGCGGACCCCGAGGCCGACGCCCGGGCCATCACCCGGCACGGGCTCACCACGGCGCTGCCCGCGGCGCTGGACCGGGGCGAGTTCTTCATCGAGTACCAGCCGCTCGTCCACCTCGGCGACGGCAGCGTGCGCGGCGCGGAGGCCCTGGTCCGCTGGCTGCACCCGCAGCACGGTGTGCTCGGCCCCGACCGGTTCATCCCGCTCGCCGAGCACACCGGCCTGATCGTCCCGCTGGGGCGCTGGGTCCTTGAGCAGTCGGTCCGCCAGGCCCGCGAATGGCAGGAACGTCACGCCGATGCCGGACCGCTGCGCATCAACGTCAACCTGTCCCCGTGCCAGCTGACCCATCCCGGCCTGGTCTCCGACACGGTCGACATCCTGGAGCGTGTCGGCCTCGAACCGGACTCGCTCTGCCTTGAGGTCACCGAGTCGGCGCTGATCGGCGCGGACGACGACCTCCTGAAGCCGCTGCGCCGGCTCGCCGAGATGGGCGTCGACATCGCGCTCGACGACTTCGGCACGGGTTACTCGAACCTCGCGAACCTGCGCCGCCTCCCGGTGAGCATCCTCAAGCTCGACCGGTCCTTCACCCAGGGCATGCAGCAGTTCCCCGCCGATCCCGTCGACCTCAAGATCGTCGAGGGGATCGTCTCCCTGGCCCACAGCCTGGACCTCGCGGTCACGGTGGAGGGCGTGGAGACGGGGGCGCAGGCCGAGCAGCTGCGACTCCTCGGCTGTGACACCGCCCAGGGCTGGTACTACGCCCGGCCCGGCCCGCCGGACCGGCTCCACGACCTGGCACTCGTGGACGCGACGGGCTGA
- a CDS encoding GNAT family N-acetyltransferase, whose amino-acid sequence MTGVSTLDSPPLSTAPARYTVTLARDESDVRAAQRLRHDVFAGEMGALLTTSQPGLDTDVFDAYCDHLLVRDTTTGQVVGTYRLLPPERAAVAGRLYSESEFDLGPLAKIRSGLVEVGRSCVHPDHRDGAVIALIWAGIARYMTDGGHEWLAGCCSVPLTDGGALAAGTWDRVRGRYLAPDEYRVRPLRPWNAEGVARPARTELPPLLRGYLRLGAWVCAEPAHDPDFGVADLYVLLSMRRVDPRYLRHFLSLVPA is encoded by the coding sequence ATGACCGGCGTTTCCACGCTCGACAGCCCCCCACTGTCGACGGCACCCGCCCGCTACACCGTCACCCTCGCCCGCGACGAGTCCGACGTCCGGGCCGCACAGCGACTGCGCCACGACGTGTTCGCCGGCGAGATGGGCGCCCTGCTGACCACCTCGCAGCCGGGCCTCGACACCGACGTCTTCGACGCGTACTGCGACCACCTGCTCGTGCGCGACACCACGACCGGCCAGGTCGTCGGAACCTACCGGCTGCTGCCGCCCGAACGCGCCGCGGTCGCCGGACGGCTGTACTCGGAGAGCGAGTTCGACCTCGGACCCCTCGCCAAGATCCGCTCCGGACTCGTCGAGGTCGGACGCTCCTGCGTCCACCCCGACCACCGCGACGGCGCCGTCATCGCACTGATCTGGGCCGGTATCGCCCGCTACATGACCGACGGCGGCCACGAGTGGCTGGCGGGCTGCTGCTCGGTCCCGCTCACCGACGGCGGCGCGCTCGCCGCGGGAACCTGGGACCGGGTGCGGGGCCGGTACCTGGCACCCGACGAGTACCGCGTACGGCCGCTGCGGCCCTGGAACGCCGAGGGCGTCGCGCGCCCCGCTCGCACCGAACTCCCCCCGCTGCTGCGCGGCTACCTGCGGCTCGGGGCCTGGGTCTGCGCGGAACCCGCCCACGACCCGGACTTCGGGGTCGCCGATCTGTACGTGCTGCTGTCGATGCGACGGGTCGACCCGCGCTATCTGCGGCACTTCCTCTCCCTCGTGCCCGCGTGA
- a CDS encoding LysR family transcriptional regulator — MQFQQLQYFVAVAETRHFTRAADLVHVAQPSLSQQIKALERELGADLFLRARGNITLTDAGEALLPLARRILADADTARHEVQELAQLRSGRVRLGATPSLCTGLLPDVLRAFHDRYPGIRLLIEEGGSHDLVRELARGALDLALVVLPLPTPSPALTTVEVLREDLVVVSSPDAPAPGRGRRTVRIPDLEGERLVMFRHGYDLRELTVAACRSAGFEPDFAVEGGEMDAVLGFVRAGLGVAVVPRMVATRSGRGLRVTPLARPGLARTIALAHRSDVAPPRAARELQRMLLER, encoded by the coding sequence ATGCAGTTCCAGCAGCTCCAGTACTTCGTGGCGGTCGCCGAGACCCGGCACTTCACCCGGGCCGCCGACCTGGTCCATGTGGCCCAGCCGTCGCTGTCCCAGCAGATCAAGGCGCTGGAGCGGGAGTTGGGGGCCGATCTCTTCCTCCGGGCGCGCGGGAACATCACGCTCACGGACGCCGGAGAGGCACTGCTGCCGCTGGCCCGTCGCATCCTGGCCGACGCCGACACGGCCCGGCACGAGGTGCAGGAGCTGGCTCAGCTGCGCAGCGGCCGGGTGCGCCTCGGCGCGACCCCGAGTCTGTGCACGGGGCTGCTGCCGGACGTGCTGCGCGCCTTCCACGACCGGTATCCGGGCATCAGGCTGCTGATCGAGGAGGGGGGCTCCCACGACCTCGTACGGGAGCTGGCCCGCGGAGCACTCGATCTGGCCCTCGTGGTCCTTCCCCTGCCCACGCCCTCGCCCGCGCTGACCACGGTGGAGGTGCTGCGGGAGGACCTGGTCGTGGTGTCGTCGCCGGACGCTCCCGCGCCGGGGCGCGGCCGCCGGACCGTCCGCATCCCCGATCTGGAGGGTGAGCGCCTCGTGATGTTCCGGCACGGCTACGACCTGCGTGAACTCACCGTCGCCGCGTGCCGTTCCGCCGGGTTCGAGCCGGATTTCGCGGTGGAGGGCGGGGAGATGGACGCGGTGCTGGGGTTCGTGCGGGCGGGGCTGGGGGTGGCCGTGGTGCCGCGGATGGTGGCGACGCGGTCGGGGCGGGGGTTGCGGGTGACGCCGCTGGCCCGGCCCGGACTTGCCCGGACCATCGCGTTGGCGCACCGCAGCGATGTGGCTCCGCCCCGGGCCGCCCGTGAGCTGCAGCGGATGCTGCTCGAGCGGTGA
- a CDS encoding fumarate reductase/succinate dehydrogenase flavoprotein subunit encodes MTADFAEYTTKEPVVDTKAPKGPVNERWDTRRFEARLVNPANRRKHTVIVVGTGLAGGSAGATLAEQGYHVVQFCYQDSPRRAHSIAAQGGINAAKNYRNDGDSVHRLFYDTVKGGDFRARESNVHRLAQISVEIIDQCVAQGVPFAREYGGLLDTRSFGGVQVSRTFYARGQTGQQLLLGAYQALSRQIAAGNIEMHARTEMLDLIVVDGRARGIVARDLITGKIDTYYADAVVLASGGYGNVFYLSTNAMNSNATAVWRAHRRGAYFANPCFTQIHPTCIPRTGEHQSKLTLMSESLRNDGRIWVPKAKGDDRPANEIPEDERDYYLERVYPAFGNLVPRDIASRAAKNVCDEGRGVGPGGQGVYLDFADAIARMGRGAVEEKYGNLFDMYARITAEDPYTVPMRIYPAVHYTMGGLWVDYDLQTTVPGLFAIGEANFSDHGANRLGASALMQGLADGYFVLPSTINDYLARHPHHENVTDEHPVVQEVLADTEDRLRLLLAVDGDRTPDSFHRELGELMWEFCGMARTETGLRKALERIPQIREEFWRRIKVPGTGEEFNQSLEKANRVVDYLELAELMCLDALHREESCGGHFREESQTPDGEAARRDEEFSYAAAWEFTETGEAPVLHKEDLVFEYVHPTQRSYA; translated from the coding sequence ATGACCGCTGATTTCGCCGAGTACACGACCAAAGAGCCGGTCGTCGACACCAAGGCCCCGAAAGGGCCGGTCAACGAGCGCTGGGACACCCGCCGCTTCGAGGCCAGGCTGGTCAACCCCGCCAACCGCCGCAAGCACACCGTCATCGTCGTCGGTACGGGACTCGCGGGCGGCTCCGCCGGCGCCACGCTCGCCGAACAGGGCTACCACGTCGTGCAGTTCTGCTATCAGGACTCCCCGCGCCGCGCCCACTCGATCGCCGCACAGGGCGGCATCAACGCCGCGAAGAACTACCGCAACGACGGCGACTCGGTCCACCGCCTGTTCTACGACACCGTCAAGGGAGGCGACTTCAGGGCGCGGGAGTCCAACGTCCACCGGCTCGCACAGATCTCGGTGGAGATCATCGACCAGTGCGTCGCCCAGGGCGTGCCCTTCGCCCGCGAGTACGGCGGCCTCCTCGACACCCGTTCCTTCGGCGGCGTCCAGGTCTCCCGGACCTTCTACGCCCGCGGCCAGACCGGCCAGCAACTGCTGCTCGGCGCCTACCAGGCGTTGTCCCGCCAGATCGCCGCAGGGAACATCGAGATGCATGCCCGCACCGAGATGCTCGACCTGATCGTGGTCGACGGGCGGGCCCGGGGGATCGTGGCCCGCGATCTGATCACCGGGAAGATCGACACGTACTACGCGGACGCCGTCGTCCTGGCGAGCGGCGGTTACGGCAACGTCTTCTACCTGTCGACCAATGCCATGAACTCCAACGCCACCGCCGTCTGGCGGGCCCACCGGCGCGGCGCGTACTTCGCCAACCCCTGCTTCACGCAGATCCACCCCACCTGCATCCCGCGCACCGGTGAGCACCAGTCCAAGCTGACGCTGATGAGCGAGTCGCTGCGCAACGACGGCCGGATCTGGGTGCCGAAGGCGAAGGGTGACGACCGCCCGGCGAACGAGATCCCCGAGGACGAGCGCGACTACTACCTGGAGCGCGTCTACCCGGCCTTCGGCAACCTCGTCCCCCGCGACATCGCCTCCCGGGCCGCCAAGAACGTCTGCGACGAGGGCCGCGGGGTGGGCCCCGGAGGGCAGGGCGTCTACCTGGACTTCGCCGACGCCATCGCACGCATGGGCCGGGGGGCCGTCGAGGAGAAGTACGGCAACCTCTTCGACATGTACGCGCGGATCACCGCCGAGGACCCGTACACCGTGCCGATGCGGATCTACCCCGCCGTGCACTACACGATGGGCGGCCTGTGGGTCGACTACGACCTCCAGACCACCGTCCCCGGCCTGTTCGCGATCGGCGAGGCCAACTTCTCCGACCACGGGGCGAACCGGCTCGGCGCCTCCGCGCTGATGCAGGGCCTCGCCGACGGCTACTTCGTCCTGCCGTCGACCATCAACGACTACCTCGCCCGTCACCCTCACCACGAGAACGTGACCGACGAACACCCCGTCGTCCAGGAGGTGCTGGCCGACACCGAAGACCGGCTGCGGCTCCTGCTCGCCGTGGACGGAGACCGCACCCCCGACTCCTTCCACCGCGAACTGGGCGAGCTGATGTGGGAGTTCTGCGGCATGGCGCGTACCGAGACGGGTCTGCGCAAGGCCCTGGAGCGCATCCCGCAGATCCGCGAGGAGTTCTGGCGGCGCATCAAGGTCCCGGGCACAGGCGAGGAGTTCAACCAGTCGCTGGAGAAGGCCAACCGCGTCGTCGACTACCTGGAGCTCGCCGAGCTCATGTGCCTCGACGCGCTGCACCGTGAGGAGTCCTGCGGCGGCCACTTCCGCGAGGAGTCCCAGACCCCGGACGGCGAGGCGGCCCGCCGCGACGAGGAGTTCTCCTACGCGGCCGCCTGGGAGTTCACCGAGACCGGTGAAGCGCCCGTCCTGCACAAGGAAGACCTCGTCTTCGAGTACGTCCACCCCACCCAGCGGAGCTACGCATGA
- a CDS encoding succinate dehydrogenase/fumarate reductase iron-sulfur subunit, with translation MKLTLRVWRQRNADADGAMSTYEVDGISADMSFLEMLDTLNEELILRGDDPVAFDHDCREGICGACSLVINGDAHGPERTTSCQLHMRSFEDGDTIDVEPWRASAFPVVKDLVVDRSAFDRIIQAGGYVTVPTGAAPEAHATPVPKPDADFAFEHAECIGCGACVAACPNGAAMLFTSAKVNHLNVLPQGAPERETRVLDMVAQMDEEGFGGCTLAGECATVCPKGIPLVSITGMNKEWLRATRRSAKR, from the coding sequence ATGAAGCTCACCCTGCGCGTCTGGCGGCAGCGGAACGCCGACGCAGACGGAGCGATGTCCACGTACGAGGTCGACGGCATCTCGGCCGACATGTCCTTCCTGGAGATGCTGGACACCCTCAACGAGGAGCTCATCCTCAGGGGCGACGACCCCGTCGCCTTCGACCACGACTGCCGCGAGGGCATCTGCGGAGCCTGCTCGCTCGTCATCAACGGCGACGCGCACGGGCCCGAGCGCACGACCTCCTGCCAACTGCACATGCGGTCCTTCGAGGACGGCGACACGATCGACGTCGAGCCGTGGCGCGCCTCCGCCTTCCCGGTGGTGAAGGACCTGGTCGTCGACCGGTCCGCCTTCGACCGGATCATCCAGGCCGGCGGGTACGTGACCGTGCCGACGGGGGCCGCGCCGGAGGCGCACGCCACGCCGGTGCCCAAGCCGGACGCGGACTTCGCGTTCGAGCACGCGGAGTGCATCGGGTGCGGGGCATGCGTGGCGGCCTGCCCGAACGGCGCCGCCATGCTGTTCACCTCGGCCAAGGTGAACCACCTCAACGTCCTGCCGCAGGGGGCGCCCGAGCGGGAGACGCGGGTGCTCGACATGGTGGCGCAGATGGACGAGGAGGGGTTCGGGGGGTGCACGCTCGCGGGGGAGTGCGCCACCGTGTGCCCGAAGGGGATTCCGCTGGTCTCCATCACGGGGATGAACAAGGAGTGGCTGCGGGCCACGCGCAGGTCGGCCAAGCGGTAG
- a CDS encoding SAM-dependent methyltransferase, which translates to MERPAWAPRGIDISVPSVSRIYDYYLGGSHNFEVDREAARRAMEFMPGLPKIMQANRAFLRRAVRFAADEGISQFLDIGSGIPTYGNVHEVAQSARPGARVVYVDHDPVAVEHSRAVLDGNEDADVITADLRKPQEILASPQLRGLIDLNQPVALLLVAILHFVEDEDDPYGAVAELRDALAPGSLFVVTHASYEGIPLPPERAGGAVDVYKDIRSPLIMRSREDIARFFEGYDMVEPGLVPMPTWRPDSASEDEDPYSYSGFAGVGRRA; encoded by the coding sequence ATGGAGCGTCCCGCCTGGGCCCCACGTGGCATCGACATCTCGGTGCCGAGCGTGAGCCGCATCTACGACTACTACCTGGGCGGATCGCACAACTTCGAGGTCGACCGGGAAGCCGCGCGCAGGGCCATGGAGTTCATGCCGGGGCTGCCCAAGATCATGCAGGCGAACCGGGCGTTCCTCCGCCGGGCCGTGCGCTTCGCGGCCGACGAGGGCATCAGCCAGTTCCTGGACATCGGCTCGGGGATACCCACCTACGGCAACGTCCACGAGGTCGCCCAGAGTGCCCGCCCCGGCGCACGCGTCGTCTACGTCGACCACGATCCGGTGGCCGTGGAGCACAGCAGGGCCGTCCTGGACGGCAACGAGGACGCGGACGTCATCACCGCGGACCTCCGCAAGCCCCAGGAGATCCTGGCAAGTCCCCAGCTTCGGGGGCTGATAGACCTGAATCAGCCAGTGGCGCTCCTTCTCGTTGCCATACTTCACTTCGTGGAGGACGAGGACGACCCGTACGGGGCGGTGGCAGAGCTGAGGGACGCGCTTGCGCCCGGCAGTCTGTTCGTCGTCACGCACGCCTCGTACGAGGGGATCCCGCTCCCACCGGAGCGGGCCGGCGGCGCCGTCGACGTCTACAAGGACATCCGCAGCCCGCTGATCATGCGCTCGCGCGAGGACATCGCGCGGTTCTTCGAGGGGTACGACATGGTGGAACCCGGACTGGTGCCGATGCCGACGTGGCGGCCCGACTCGGCGTCCGAGGACGAGGATCCCTATTCCTACTCGGGTTTCGCGGGCGTGGGGCGCAGGGCGTGA